GTGCGCGGCACGACAACACGCGGTGCATCGGCGGCGAATTCTCGATCATCGAACTCAATATCCTTGCCTCGTGCAGACGCGCTCTGGCGTTCAAGTTCCCAGGCCGGGGCATTCTCCCCCGCCGGCGAAAGAAACCGGCTCTTCTCGTCGCCTGCCACGAGCCTTGCAACGCGTTCGAAATCACCGACTCCCGCTAGAAAGTCGATTTGCGGGAAGTCGCGCAGGAGTTCCTCGCCGCTGCGCTGCGCGAGGCATCCAATCACGCCCAGGCGCGTATCTGCCTTCTCGCGAATGTCTGCCCACTCGCGAATCGAATCCACCGATTGATCGCGTGCCGCCTGAAGAAACCCGCAGGTTGTCACCACAACAACATCCGGTGGATTGGCCGGGTCGGCCACTTCCACGGTGTGCCCCTTCGTCTTCAGAAGACCGGCAAGGTACTCGTTATCAACAGTGTTCTTATCGCACCCGAGGGTGACTAATCCGATACGCATTGGTTGCTCCGGGTAGGACTGGGGCTAATCGAGTCCACGCGCCGCAAGATCGTCCTCGTCGAGGCCGAGATAGTGCCCGATCTCGTGCTTCAGCGTAATGCCGAGTTCCTCGTAGAGCCGATCCACATCCTCCGCGATCATCGCGATGTTTTCGGCGAACAGCAGGATTCGCGGCGTGTCGGTCGGGGCGTCGAAGACGCTTTGCTCCGGGATCGGCACACCTTCAAAGAACCCGAGCAAGAGCGGGTCCAGGGGCGGTTCGCAGCTATGCAGGAAGGACTCGTCGGGGCGCTCCTCGAGAATGATCGGAACATTGGTGATAGCAGTTCGGATTTCCAACGGAAGCTGCTCGAAAATCTCGTTTACCATCTTCTCGATGTCTTCGATCGGCAGGAAGCGTGGTTTCAGCCAGCGCTCGGGCTCCAACTCGTTGGCGCGTTCGAAATACAGGTTCGCCAACGACTTGTCGTCTCTGCGCAGTGCGAGCAATGCGAGGTAGTACCAGATCTCTCCTACGTCGGGATCTTCCACGCTGGCCATTTCGAGCCAGTGCCGCGCGGCCTCGAACCGGCAGAGGAAGTAGAGCGTGACTCCCATCGCGACGACAGCTTCCAGGCGTCCTGGTTCGGTGTTGTAGGCCTGATGATAGTAGCGCTGCGCGTCCTCCAGGTAGCCCTCTTCGAAACAGGCGTGTCCCGCCAGCATCAGGAAGTCGGAGTACTGGAACTGGCTGTCCGAATCCGGGTTGAGATCGAGGATATCCATAGCGGACTTGCAACGCTTAATGACCTCTTCGACAAGGCCCTCGCTGGCGGCCGCTTCGGCACTTCGGTACAGACGTTGGAGTTGCTCGTTCATCGGAGCCTTCAATCTCGTTGGTGGCGGGTGCGAATGGTGTCGCAAACCCGCGCGGATCAATGGGCGGGGGCCGCCCCTATTTCAAGTGAATTGTCACGTCGCTCGGGAAACCGGTCAAGCGCGAGGGAAAGGAAAATCCCCCGAACGAGTCGGGGGATCTCTCTCGAAGATTTGGAGTCCGCACCAATCTCAGCCGAGAACGGCATCCTTGGCAGCCTTGGAAATCCGGAACTTCAGAGCCTTGCGGGCCGGGATCTTGATGGCTTCGCCTGTGGCCGGGTTGCGGCCCATGCGAGCTTTGCGCTTCACGACGACCAGCTTGCCAACGCCGGGCAGGGTGAAGCCCTTTTCCTTCTTGGCTTCCTTGTAGGCGACGCCGATCAGCTCTTCCATGAGCATCGCGACGCTTTTCTTCGGGATTTCGCAGGTCTCTGCGAGGTGGGAAATCAACTGGGCCTTGGTAAGGGGTTTGTGAACTCTCTTCGCCATGACAGGAGCTTCCTCTCGAACAGGTAGATTGAGATTAGCCCTGGGAAATGGGCCTAATCTTGAACACGTTCATTCAAGTGTTCAACAAACGAAAAGATTCCCGGTGCGCCTTAGCGTCAATGAAAAGAAGCATCAAAAGCTGTGGAAAAGTCGTTTTTTTAGGGTTTTTGCCCAGTTTTGGGGCTTCAAATGCCGAAAACGACCATTTCTCAGGCCTTTTCGCTCCCTGAATCGGGCGCGGGAGGCTGCCCGGGAGGTACGATATTCTCCGAGTCAATCAGCCGGACAGGACGCTCATCGAGCGGCAAACCGATACGGAAGACGGTGCCCTGACCGAACTCGCTGTCGAGCCCAAGCGCCCCTCGGTGGGCACTGATAATCCGGAAGACAACCATCAGCCCCAGCCCGGTCCCCATCGATTTCGTCGTGTGGTAGGGCTCGAAGATCGCCAGTCGCTGATCCTCCGGGATGCCGCAGCCGTTGTCCTGGATTTCGATCAATGCGTGGTCGCCCTGGAGTGTCGTCCGAATTTCGATCCGCCCCTCAGGCTTGTCGATCGCTTCCATGGCATTTCTGGCGATGTTCAGGAGGGCCTGGCGAACCTGCTCGGGGTCGAGCTTCACCCGGGTCAGCGCACGCTCCAGATCGAGTTCCAGCTCGATGTTGCGCGCCTCGCACTCGGGACGGATGAGCTCGGCGACGGACTCGACCAGGTCGTTGATATCGGTCGGAATCAGCTCCAGCTTGGCCGGGCGCGCCGCGCGTATGAACTGGTCGACTATGCGGGTCAGGCGATTGATCTCCTCCAGGAGAACGCCTGTGCTCCGCTTCAACCGTTGGGCGTAACTTTCGTCGATACAATCCCCCACCAGCTCGTCGGCGGCCTGGCCGATCAGTTGCGCGTGAATGTTGAGACTGTTCAGCGGATTCTTGATCTCATGGGCGATGCCGGATACGAGCGTGGACAGCGAACGCATGCTTTCCATCTGGTGCCGCTCCGCAGCACGACGGTGTACGGACGTACGATCATCCAGGATCCAGACGCTGTGGGTCAGTTCCCCATTTGAATCGTGGATTGGCGAAACGGAAAGCGCATAAATACGGGACTGGGGCGTTCGAAGGCGGACCTCTTCCTGATCCAGCATCTCACCGGACTCCAGGAATGAGCTAGCCAGATCCTGGAGCGCCTTCACCTTGAGGGCCCTCAGAATCTGCTCGCCGAGGATCTTCTTTCGACCGAGGCCGAGCAACCCCCGCCCGGTTTCGTTGATGAAGACGATGCGGTGCTCTGAGTCTGTGACGAGGATTCCCTCCGGCAGAGAGTCGAGAATGGCTCGGTGGAAGTCCTTCTCTTTGACGAGCTGAGCGAGGAATGCCTCTATCTGAGACCGATCGACACGCTGGATTCTGGACAGGAATTTCGTGGCAAAGGAGGATTGTTCCATGATTGACTCGCAAAGTGTGGTGCGGAAACTGCCTCTCGGGTGATTTACAGGGGGCGGTTGGCCCGGAATTCGCCTCTAGAGTACGTTCAGCGGGGCCAGCACTGCAACGAGGGAAAGCCGAGAGGCCATGTGGCGCAACTTCCAATC
This genomic stretch from bacterium harbors:
- a CDS encoding metallopeptidase family protein, encoding MNEQLQRLYRSAEAAASEGLVEEVIKRCKSAMDILDLNPDSDSQFQYSDFLMLAGHACFEEGYLEDAQRYYHQAYNTEPGRLEAVVAMGVTLYFLCRFEAARHWLEMASVEDPDVGEIWYYLALLALRRDDKSLANLYFERANELEPERWLKPRFLPIEDIEKMVNEIFEQLPLEIRTAITNVPIILEERPDESFLHSCEPPLDPLLLGFFEGVPIPEQSVFDAPTDTPRILLFAENIAMIAEDVDRLYEELGITLKHEIGHYLGLDEDDLAARGLD
- a CDS encoding HU family DNA-binding protein — protein: MAKRVHKPLTKAQLISHLAETCEIPKKSVAMLMEELIGVAYKEAKKEKGFTLPGVGKLVVVKRKARMGRNPATGEAIKIPARKALKFRISKAAKDAVLG
- a CDS encoding PAS domain-containing protein is translated as MEQSSFATKFLSRIQRVDRSQIEAFLAQLVKEKDFHRAILDSLPEGILVTDSEHRIVFINETGRGLLGLGRKKILGEQILRALKVKALQDLASSFLESGEMLDQEEVRLRTPQSRIYALSVSPIHDSNGELTHSVWILDDRTSVHRRAAERHQMESMRSLSTLVSGIAHEIKNPLNSLNIHAQLIGQAADELVGDCIDESYAQRLKRSTGVLLEEINRLTRIVDQFIRAARPAKLELIPTDINDLVESVAELIRPECEARNIELELDLERALTRVKLDPEQVRQALLNIARNAMEAIDKPEGRIEIRTTLQGDHALIEIQDNGCGIPEDQRLAIFEPYHTTKSMGTGLGLMVVFRIISAHRGALGLDSEFGQGTVFRIGLPLDERPVRLIDSENIVPPGQPPAPDSGSEKA